The window TGTACATAGTTGTACTTTGGCAGTGAAATCGAAAAAACTAGTGGTACCACATTAGATTTAAACTTACTTCAGTTGTACCACTTCTTTATGTCTACATGCATTTGCCCCAATAAAATGAAATCATCAGTTTTGTTAAAATACATTTCATGTATGTTTTCCAAAAATTATGTGTACAAATAAGTTAACAAACCTTAAAAGTATAAGGTAGATCATGCAAATTATGTGATGGTGTAAaaactgcaaaaaaaataaaaatattaaaataataaggaAACTATctaaatatttaccaaaatggtcatttgattgtttttttttcatatggAATACCcaatgaaatatataaatttcagaaaatgaatagttgtactagttatacCAATATTACTTGTATGATAAATAAAACATAGATGTACCAGTTATACTAGTATAACAGTATGGTTTGATATATAGTTGGACCAGTTATACTAGTTGTATCAGACTGGTTTACATTTTACACTAATTACAGAAGTTATAATAGTAATACTGGTTTTATGGTTGACATATGATTATACCACTTGTTTATGTGTCCAGGCTATGTTTAACATATTATGGAatcataaattttgtaaaaatataatcaGTGTATGTTTTTCCAAAATAATGtgactaaacaaataaatatattttgtaaaagtatGGACAATgtatgtttttcaaaaataaaatggcTAAGCTAATAAACAAACCTTAACAGTATAAAGTAGATCACGTAAATTTATAGGATGaagtaataattataaaaaatattaaataaattgtgAATTTAGCTGTATCAAACTAAGACAAAGCAAAAATTGTAACCTGAACAAGAGGAACAAACCTTGAAGGCAGCCACATGTAAACTTCTTATTTATCTTAAGTAAAGTCTTAAAGAATGGAACTTTTTTTGCAACACCTTGACAAAATCATGTATGTTTTGTACTTCCAACATAATATTCTTTCCACTATCTCCGCAAACATTAAGTTGTAAATTTCCTGACATTTTCATCTTCATCCCCTGTAACCAATGCTTCAACACCATACCTAGCATTCAAAAACTCCACCACCGCAAGAGTAAGCACCAGCTTATTGGAATTCAAAACATCAAACACATTCAAACTCCTCTACGTCAACTTCCTTAGCATTCCTATATTCCTGCTCGACTTCGCCACGTTCTCTTCCACATCAACCatcaaaaatattgttttccccttcggatccaACCCCCATCTCTTCATCGCATCCAAAAACTTTTTCTTCCTCGGCTTCTCGAACATACCAATGAACTCCTTCACCACAATCGCGCCTCCCGACGCCGCTGCGCTCGCTATCACCGTCGATATCGCCAGCCTCTTCTCCATCGTGTCCAAGGTAGCAACCCTTCTAATTATCTCATATGAGAGAGAGAAGATCGGCGAGACGTACCTAGACCTCAGAACCGCATCAGAGGAAATCATGCGCTCCGTTTTCCACCATGCCATCGTGACAGACTTGCAAAACAAGCGGCAAGGGACGGCGTCAACGTTGACTTGCGGTGAAGTACGCGGCGGCAGAATCAAGCCTCGTGGAAGATATATGAAGATCACAACAGAATTTAATCCTCTCATGGAGGAGATATGAGGGCACGGCGACTGACAGAGAGAACATGCTGCGATGATAAATCCTAGTTCGGTGGAGGCGCAATGGTTCAATGAAGTATTCGAGCTTCAGTCATGAGAGAGAGGACCACGCTGGAAGAAGCACCAATGCAGATGTCATGTAATCGATTTCACATCGCAAATCTAAGCAGTTGGGACCAGAGACGCCGTGTGTTGGTGTGGAGGTTTACGATCTACCGCGAAGAAGAAGACCTAGAAGAAAAGAAAGCAGACGACGTCGTAGATCTTttgttataaattttgtttaatttgttaatttcattaagggtatacaAGTAATTTACATATTATAGGTCCATACAGATTTTTTTAGGAGgctgtagatttttttttggacaattGGTCTATTATAGATTTTTGTCCCGAAGACTAAAAATTTTGTTGAATGAACTACGACATGACTCATGAATTGTTGAAATAGATTGTGGTCACTAGAGTATTTAACCAACTTACAAAACTCCAATATCAGGTAGATTGTGGGATTAAGTGTTCAAATTCAAGtgtgttaaaaaaaagtgtTCAAATTCAATGTTCTTTGATCACGGTAAATATCAAAAACATTTAAAGCTTTCAAATATCGTCACATTAATTAATTGCTTCAACTGGATTGTTGATTTTCGGAATAGAATAATGTGGAATGACTTATTCCGTTAATTCTAAAAAACTATTTGACATGAATACAATTGACTCATTTCATCAATTTCAcatataaatagataaaatacaAAGATAATCAtttcataacataaatataaaatgaactAATTTATatctttcaaatatatatatatgtgtaatgAAATGAGATGATTATGTTGAATTATTGGTAGGATACATACTATGACATTCTGGGTTTTTTCTCTAAATTGAAATTCATTCATAAGTAAAATATCAATATTCATACGACAGCTTGCGAAAAAACGAAATAGCCCCAGAAACAAGAGCTAATAGGAAGCGGTAAGTAGAATGACTTAAGGATAGAGTAAAATCTACACCACTACTAGAATCATTCATATGGTTAACATCATTCTGGTTATAAAAAAACACTTGTAATTTCtttttgagaaaaagactaggatagtactaaaccaagtttttgttcccaaagtagcactcaaggctcaaagtcacaaaaataggtttcattaaagaggtaaatatacacttataccccttgggttaattaatccaaaccttagggtttagagttaaggagtggagttttggaattagggtttaaaattttataaaaaataaaaactaaaataaaaattttaaaaacagtttcaaaaagtatttttaaattataaaaagaaaatttgaaaaaaaaataaaaaaaatttcgaaaaaaaaaattcaaaaaaaaagttataaaaatttcgaatctgaaaacatataatctgaaactataaaaaaaaaatctttttttcattttatttatttttattttatttatttttatttatttttgtttgtttatttaattttaaaccaagggtattagagatattttaccctttaatgaatgtcatttttgtgactttttccttctagtgctatttgtgagacataaacttcaaaatgtgctattattgacaattgccctttcttttttcaaaaatttcagtTCCTACTTCtggagaaaatataatatttgatttttcaaGAGAAATTAAATGGATTCGtaatattataatgtttctGTTCTATTTTACCAAATCCCCATAAATATAATTGTGAATGGTGCTTGGCTTGTTCTTTCTATTCGAAAACCTGGTTCTTGCTGAGCAAAAAATTGTTGCGTCTCTTCTAAGCTCATTACTGTCTTTTATGATTGCTTCTTTGTTCTTCAGCGAGTTTGTTATATCCAAAACCTATGACTctctctctgatttattttaCTATCAGCCTCGCCTAATCTCTCGGGCTCCGGTTCTTCTCTCGATCTTGTCTAATCAGTTTCAGCCTTGAACAACCAAACTCTTCACCAAagctaagcaaaaaaaaacaaccaaacTCTTCATGCTCGTTCTCTTTGTTCAATGCAGTTTTTTTTGCCTGCAATATTCTTTTCCCAATGTCTTCAAATTCTTtccatataaaataattaattaagattTTGATTGTTTTAAAGAGGAAAATTGCAATGGAGATTTCATTAAGAACTGATTATTGTGATGGTTTATTAAAGATTGATTATTGTGATGGTTTATTATTTCTTGTGAGCTTTCAAAATGATGAATGTGTGGTAAGAGCGAAAGGAGCATGCAATGGAAATGACAAAGGTAGTTAGGAGAAGATCAGACATTACAAATTAccattattgcatatgagatgAAGACATAGCGCATGGCGAGGTGAGGCAATGAGTGTCTTGCCTCTCGCCATGCGCCATGGTGACACAAAGCGCTCGCTTTGTGTATGAAACTAAAAACGGTATTGAAAAACATAAGCATAGATAGACAGTGATAATTTTCTATCCTTAACTCTAAGTTAGGTAAAGATATTGATAAAGTGTAATGAGTTAAGACATAAGGGAGTTTTGCAGCAAAACTTATGATTGAAAAGAGAGGTTAGAATATGTGAACTAACCGTAAAAGCAAAGAAAAGCTAAACCCGTGAACAGAGAGAACAGTAGAGAAAGATCTGATGAGTAGCTTATAGGGTTGTTTAACTCTTTTATAGTAGTTTGAATTAAGATTTTAACATGAATTAAGGGTTTGTGATAGATTCTACTAGACGGCATGCACACCTACTCTATTAAACCTAGGTTGGTTTAGTAATCTAACTCTCCACAAACCATGTTGGTTTGAGAAGAATCTTTGAAGCGTCGCTTTGCACGCCTTAAAGGCTACGAGTATAGCGACAATAGCGACCGCTTTGGACACCTCGCATGGCCTTGGGGTCTTGAAGCGATAAAGACATCGCTAGACCTCGCCAAGCGCCATGGCGGTCATAGCGGTCGCCATTTAAAACCAAGGACAGGAGTAGAAACTTAAAAGAGAATGACAAATTAGAGATCTTTTTATTACTCGGCAAAAACTTGTTAAAACTAGAAAACTAGAAAACTCGTAACCGGGTCTCACTTATGGACTTCATGGCACACATCGGTCACAGACTCACAGGTTCACTTATTTCACCATTGTTTGATATACAGAAGAAGAGAAGGAAAGCATTAAGAATTCACTGTTACTCTTTTGACCCCCATTTCATTTACAAACTCTTCAATGTGAGATCAGTTTCAGTTATATCTGGCTGGTTTCAGAAGAGCTCAAATTGAATTCATACTTATACAACTTTATTtatctgaaaatcaaatattatgaTTATATGAAACATACCATAACTAATCAAACCCCAATCTAATCATCTTAGACAGTTCTCAGATTATAAAATCAATAACACAACAATAGAGATCTAAACTAAGAATGATGATTAAAGAAGCCAAATATGATTGAATGGTTTTACTAGTCAGTAACACACATGAGTAACTGAGAGGTCTCTGTGGAGCTATAGGTCCATTGATGTTAAAAGATAAAGAGAAACTACCTGGTAATTTTTGGATGTGTGTATTGTAATATATGTTTCAACTTTTCAGTTTCTACCATCCACATCGAATCCAGCACCTGTCCAACCTCCTCTACCTTTGTTCATGATTCCAATTCCTCTTCCCCTTCCTTGAATCTGTGGTTTCTTTCTCGCTTTTGATTCTCCATCTGGCCTCTGTCCTTGTTCTTTACCTCCCTCTTCCTTCCCGTTGTCATTTACTGGGTTTTCCCGGTGAGTCTGATTAGCACTGGCTGCTGCGGGTGAGCTCTCGGCTACAGATTTAGTCTCCGGTTCATGGACCTAATAAGAAACATTCAACATCTTTTATGTATTCGGTTATCAACAAGCAAAAGTATATTTGATATTCTTGTAACATTTGCCAAATAAGTTAGGAACACATGGAATACATAATCGAGAAATAGCTTACTTGCTGAATAGAAGTAGATGATCTGTTTGGATTTAGCGCTTCTAGTCTTCTTTTCAGTTCCTCAAGTCTGGCGTACTGAGTATTGCTGCTTTCTTGTACCTATCGTTAAGGTTTAGAAAAGATTGAGATTTGAATGTCTTTCAATAAAGAAATGTAATTCCAGTGATCAGTTTTTGACAAAGATATGTACCAGACTGTTTAAATCATCGCAAAGGCTCTGTTTtattgcttcttcatccttgACAACTTTTGATGCTGCTTCATATGCCTTAAGAAGACAAATAACTTACATATAAGAAGCCCATTCAAATAAAAGGAGATGAATTGTGGGATGAAGTAACAGTACCTAAACTTCAAAGGTCGGGCTAAACAATCTCAAGAACAACAGGAGATGAAATGGAAAGTAAAAACAACAGCATAATAGAATTTCTAAGGGAAACAACAGCAAAACGGTTTATTTAGTCAGTGATTTTCGCAAGTAATTATGATTTGTGAGACTATGATATGGGAAATGTCAATTGATATGACTTGTTTCTGCAACTCTAGTTCTGTTTTAGAGCACAGATAAGCAACAAAAGAAAATTCTCATCCAACTAAAACTACTAACTATATTCCAAGTGAGAGTCAGACAAAGCATAACACGAGAAAACGATTAGATACATAAATGAAGAGGAGATAGACCTTTCTAGCTTCATCTTCTTTCAACTTAGCAGCATGGATCTTTTCAGTACAGGCTTCAATCTTCTTTCTCAAGTGTTCCAGCGCTGAAGACAAAAGAATAGGacaattaaaccaaaaaaaaaggcaGTAAaggagtgagagagagagttgggGGTAATACCAGCTTTCTTAGGACCAGCAGTGAGTTTCATCTCCAAGGTGAGGTTTCCAAATTCCCTTTCTACATCCCTTATCTTTGAATAGTTCTCCTCAATGTATCTGTCTCACACAcagaagctctctctctctctcattaagcagaagaaaaaaaaaactaacattcGATTCTTAATAGGATCATTCTCTACCCTTAGCTAACTTAAAACGACACAAGGAGAAGAATGCAACATTGACAGAATCTCAGATCGCAAGATGCACACACCACACATACACATACATTCATTCTCACAACAATCAAATCGATCAAACGAAATTCCAGAATCAGATACTTACTTCCTCAACTGAAGCTGCTCTTCCTCGATTATCTGGTTTCCAGAGATTCGCGATCAATAATCAGTCGAAAACGAAATCACACATAGATCGAGCTTGAGTCATTTGCTAAAGATTACCTTCTCAGTGTAAGCAATAACGGGAGCTTCTCTTGCTAATCCGTCGGGACCTATCTCTGCCTTCAGTTTTGGATCCGAAGCCATCATCTCCTCTTCAACCACCGCTCCAAAATGCctcgacttcttcttcttcttcttcttccgatcAATAATAAGAGTCTGGATCTCAGAGGAGAGTGAAGATGGAGAGAACGTGAGAACGAACTATCGTCCCTGATTTTGACGGCCAAACATAAAAGTTCGTTAAGTTTTCACCCAAGACTCCACGTTCCGACTCTTAACGCCGTTATATTTGTAGAATGTCGGTTATACCCCACagcctttttttttatcaaaaaaaaaaaaagcggaGTTGTCACGTGCTACTCACGTTCATAATACTTCACTAGTTGTTCGCTTCGGTATTTAGTATTTACACACTCGCGGGATTTGTCGTTTTCTATCAAAGAGATGCTTGTCGTTCTCCGCCACAAAAACGGCACGCATTTCATAGAGCAGAAATTTTGTTCCTTGTAGAAGAATCTAACTTGACATAAAACCAAAACACCAGGAGATCAACAAACTAGAAACACACTCAACATTCTTGAGTTCCTACAAATTAGGAACTAAGATACAGTGAAAAGGTAATGAATTgagtcattaaaaaaaaagagactttTTGAGCATTTTTAGGAgcgagaagaagagagaaggtCTTGAACTGCATCCATGGTGGGCATAGCTGGAATGGCTCCTCTCTCTGTAGCAGTAATAGCTCCACAAGCGTTTGCGAATAGAAGCGCCTCTCTTAGCTTCTTCTCATCCTGCAAATTTCACAGTAGTCCATGAATGACTCAATCTATAAGTTTAAAAGCCAGATAATGTAACAATTAAAGAGATAACAAGGGGGCAAGTACAGTGAGAAGAGTGAGATCAGAAGCTAAGCTGTTCAATAGACCGCTCACGAATGCATCTCCTGCACCGGTTGTATCAACCGCTTTCACTTTCACTCCACCAACTCTACCTTTAAACTCCTACAAGACAAATATTATATCTACAAGAATTAGTAATCTGATATGGAAGATGAAATGTTTAAAAAGGACAAGCAAAAACCTGAGTGTAGTATCTACAGCCATTAGGTCCTTCTGAA of the Brassica rapa cultivar Chiifu-401-42 chromosome A03, CAAS_Brap_v3.01, whole genome shotgun sequence genome contains:
- the LOC103857165 gene encoding uncharacterized protein LOC103857165 → MMASDPKLKAEIGPDGLAREAPVIAYTEKIIEEEQLQLRKYIEENYSKIRDVEREFGNLTLEMKLTAGPKKAALEHLRKKIEACTEKIHAAKLKEDEARKAYEAASKVVKDEEAIKQSLCDDLNSLVQESSNTQYARLEELKRRLEALNPNRSSTSIQQVHEPETKSVAESSPAAASANQTHRENPVNDNGKEEGGKEQGQRPDGESKARKKPQIQGRGRGIGIMNKGRGGWTGAGFDVDGRN